The DNA segment CCCCTGCACTTGAGCCTTGATTTTAGTTATTGGGAGTTACTTCAAGTCAGCGTGAGAGTCTTGATCCTCTGTAACAACTCCAGCCACGTTGGTGAATTCCAGATTAATAGGGATCCAACTCCTTCAATGTATATATGGATCCAGCTACAGAGCGTGATGTTTTGAATTAAAGAAACGAGGCAAGCTTCCGCATAATTATCTAAATTTGTTGATATTTTTTTGACACGGGTTCttgatatttaaaatgatgGTTTATATTTGTCAATTctattaaaagaaaagaaaatttaatttctaaaaaaaaaaaaaattcccaactCAATCCTACATGGGAACGAGTGTTACATCGCTAAATTCATGCAGGAGAATGCAAGGGCACGTGAGCGTGGGGTATTTAATTGTTAGGTGAATGATTTTATCGTACGCTACCTACTAATGATAACACGTCATGCAACCAATATGAGTTCAATGCCACCACACTCCTTCCTCCACTTATTCTATAAATTAGCCTCTCATTTCTCCATTCCGCACCACAGTTGGTGAGGAGAAGTAATATATAAGAACTAGGATTTCGGTCCTTGTTTCCTTTATAAAACTTCTCTCTAACTTCCAAGGCATGGCTGTTTTTGGCGATCAACCTGCTGCGATCACATTCGGGATCTTAGGTATAATCACGTAGTAAAGATTCCGGCCATTTTATTTTACGTACGTTTCTAAAAATGGCTGCGAGTAAACActgtctttttttttattaaaaccaaactctttttTAGTTCATGTAGTTTNTAAAACATAAGCCATATGCTGCAAGCATGATGTACACCATGCATGTTGAAGAAAGAACACCCATAAtatgttttaaaacaaatagTAGTTGTTTTAATCTTTGttgaatcaaataaaaattattatttttactattCTGATAGATTCTactaattaagaaaaattatgtTTACCTGCAGGCAACATTGTGTCAGTCCTCGTGTACTTTGCTCCATTGTAAGTCTCTGTCTCAGAAGCATTATATAATAAGATGttataaaaattgtttatttttaatttttcacttTGGTATTGGCAGGCCCACATTCGTGCGAATCTACAAGGAAAAATCGACGTTGGGGTTCCAATCAGTGCCTTATAATGTGGCTTTCTTCTCTGCCATGCTGTGGCTGTACTATGCGTTCCTCAAGAAAAACGTGCCTCTTCTGATCTCAATCAACTCTTTCGGATGCCTTATCGAGACGTTTTACATCGTCAGCTACCTTTGGTTTGCATCCAGAAAGGCCAGGGTATATCATTCATTATATAATTAATCGagcaaatatattattatataatctGAACACAAAAGATTTCGatgaattatttatttcttattaatTTGCAGATTGACACTACCAAACTTTTCTGCCTGATGAATCTGGTTCTATTTCCCGTAATGTTTGGGACCACATTCTTCTTATTCAAAGAACCAGAGCGAGCTCAGGTGGTGGGATGGATCTGTGTTGCTGTTTCTGTCAGTGTTTTTGCAGCCCCTTTAAGCATTGtggtaattaattattaacGCCGTTCATCAAAATCTTATAAATTATACTGATACACCCAATTAATGTTGTCCATTTTTATGTCTGAATTCCCGCAGTTCCAAGTTGTACGAACGCGCAGCGTGGAGTACATGCCGTTCCCTCTGTCATTTTTCTTGACTCTCAGCGCAATCATGTGGTTCGCCTACGGTCTATTTCAGAGAGATCTATGCGTTGCCGTAAGTAATCAACCCAATATTCTTACTGGAGTTGTGtctaaaattattgatttttcaccaaaaattatCAATCTTGTAGCTTCCAAATGTTATCGGATTCTTCTTGGGGGCGCTACAAATGGTGCTATATGGGTTGTTCCGAAAACCGACGCGGGAATCCATAGATGACGTTGAAAAAGAAAAGTT comes from the Primulina huaijiensis isolate GDHJ02 chromosome 8, ASM1229523v2, whole genome shotgun sequence genome and includes:
- the LOC140983259 gene encoding bidirectional sugar transporter SWEET15-like, giving the protein MAVFGDQPAAITFGILGNIVSVLVYFAPLPTFVRIYKEKSTLGFQSVPYNVAFFSAMLWLYYAFLKKNVPLLISINSFGCLIETFYIVSYLWFASRKARIDTTKLFCLMNLVLFPVMFGTTFFLFKEPERAQVVGWICVAVSVSVFAAPLSIVFQVVRTRSVEYMPFPLSFFLTLSAIMWFAYGLFQRDLCVALPNVIGFFLGALQMVLYGLFRKPTRESIDDVEKEKLPEHALSMIVLGTPEVHPIDSKNLGDEMIHVENLKDEEAADPQDNFVTCALSIEPSPANPLKDSIVVEVRAA